Proteins encoded by one window of Corynebacterium amycolatum:
- the trxA gene encoding thioredoxin, with the protein MAPVTVTANTFKSDVLESDKPVLVDFWAEWCGPCKKIAPVLDEVATELDGKAVIAKVNVDEERALAGMFQIMSIPSLLLFKDGKKVEEIRGIRPKGEITALIEKHL; encoded by the coding sequence ATGGCTCCGGTAACTGTCACCGCCAATACCTTTAAGTCCGATGTCCTCGAATCCGATAAGCCGGTACTTGTAGATTTCTGGGCAGAGTGGTGTGGCCCGTGTAAGAAGATTGCTCCCGTTCTCGACGAGGTTGCGACCGAGCTCGATGGCAAGGCCGTCATCGCCAAGGTCAACGTCGATGAGGAGCGTGCACTGGCTGGCATGTTCCAGATTATGTCCATCCCAAGCCTGCTCCTATTCAAGGACGGCAAGAAGGTCGAAGAGATTCGCGGAATCCGCCCGAAGGGCGAAATCACGGCGCTCATCGAGAAGCACCTTTAA
- a CDS encoding CCA tRNA nucleotidyltransferase, translating into MLAVADQAIAKESEILDSLAAAFSAAGHRLYLVGGSVRDALLGRLGVDLDFTTDARPEVTRAILDDWADIVWDTGIEFGTLSAERHGRQVEITTFRADTYDQVSRNPEVTFGDTLEGDLIRRDFRCNAIAVELHGDGTRTFLDPLGGFEDLVAGVLDTPGAPEVSFGDDPLRMLRACRFASQLGFDVAPRVLKALKEMSSEIDRITVERISTELNKLILGADPSRGIDLMVESGLADRVLPEISDMRMTQDEHRQHKDVYQHSLQVMRQAIDQEEPGEPDLVLRWAALLHDCGKPATRAYNEQGNVTFYQHEVVGAKLVRRRLRKLKFPKKISHEISQLVYLHMRFHGYGEGKWTDSAVRRYVNDAGDLLERLNKIVRADCTTRNRRKAARLARACDNLEARIKELAEQEDLARVRPDLDGNEIMEILDLKPGKEVGQAWNYLKELRLESGPLEREDAILALKKWWYEQSGEQAESESES; encoded by the coding sequence ATGCTGGCAGTGGCGGATCAGGCGATTGCCAAGGAGTCGGAGATTCTCGATTCGCTGGCAGCTGCGTTTAGTGCAGCTGGCCATCGTCTGTACCTTGTGGGCGGTTCTGTGCGCGATGCTCTCTTAGGGCGACTGGGCGTGGATCTCGATTTCACCACCGACGCACGCCCGGAGGTGACGCGCGCGATTCTTGATGACTGGGCGGACATTGTCTGGGATACCGGCATTGAATTTGGCACGCTGTCCGCAGAGCGGCATGGCCGTCAGGTGGAGATCACCACGTTCCGTGCGGATACGTACGACCAGGTCAGTCGCAATCCGGAGGTCACTTTCGGCGACACGCTGGAAGGCGATCTAATCCGCCGTGACTTCCGCTGTAACGCCATCGCCGTTGAACTGCATGGCGACGGCACTCGCACCTTCCTCGACCCGCTCGGAGGTTTCGAGGATCTTGTCGCGGGTGTCTTGGACACCCCGGGGGCGCCGGAGGTCAGCTTTGGCGATGATCCCCTGCGCATGCTGCGTGCCTGCCGCTTCGCATCCCAGCTCGGGTTCGACGTGGCACCGCGCGTACTCAAGGCGTTGAAGGAAATGTCCAGCGAAATTGACCGCATCACGGTTGAGCGCATCTCCACTGAGCTGAACAAGCTCATCCTGGGGGCAGATCCCAGCCGTGGTATCGACCTGATGGTGGAATCGGGGTTGGCCGACCGCGTGCTGCCGGAGATTTCCGATATGCGCATGACGCAGGATGAACACCGCCAGCACAAGGATGTCTATCAACACTCCCTGCAGGTCATGCGGCAGGCCATTGACCAGGAAGAACCCGGTGAACCGGACCTCGTGCTGCGCTGGGCGGCACTGCTGCACGACTGTGGTAAGCCCGCTACCCGCGCCTACAACGAGCAGGGCAATGTCACCTTCTACCAGCACGAGGTCGTCGGTGCGAAGCTGGTGCGTCGCCGCCTGCGCAAGTTGAAGTTTCCGAAGAAGATCAGCCATGAAATCTCCCAGCTGGTCTACTTGCACATGCGCTTCCACGGCTATGGCGAAGGCAAGTGGACGGACTCGGCGGTGCGACGTTATGTCAACGACGCCGGAGATTTGTTGGAACGACTCAACAAAATCGTGCGGGCCGACTGCACGACGAGAAACCGTCGTAAAGCAGCACGCCTCGCACGAGCCTGCGACAACCTGGAAGCGCGAATCAAGGAGCTCGCTGAGCAGGAGGACCTCGCACGCGTCCGCCCCGATCTGGACGGCAACGAAATCATGGAAATTCTGGACCTGAAGCCTGGCAAGGAAGTCGGACAGGCCTGGAATTACCTGAAAGAGCTGCGATTGGAGTCCGGTCCGCTGGAGCGTGAGGATGCTATCTTGGCGCTGAAGAAATGGTGGTACGAGCAGTCCGGTGAGCAGGCTGAAAGCGAAAGTGAGAGCTAA
- a CDS encoding AzlC family ABC transporter permease: MSEHINAEGNSAATSDRSDIAAGIRQTLPVGMGLIPLGLAFGLLIAQTGLSWWWAPIFSFVVYAGSMEFLAVGLVMAHTGLLGCAVTSFMVNFRHVFYGLTFPRDRIQSRLGRAYSTYALTDESYAIVSAANPAEKMSGRRLLTIQILCQLLWVGSGIVGALTGAALPEGIRGAEFALVALFTVLAMDAFETSKDWSLPLAAIVCTLVGWLINPNQMLVIGLLMYFGMLLLRVWSPRVDRVMRMTSSSNQRVTEGERA; the protein is encoded by the coding sequence ATGAGTGAGCACATCAATGCCGAAGGAAACAGTGCCGCAACTAGTGACCGCAGCGACATAGCTGCCGGCATTCGGCAGACACTGCCCGTCGGCATGGGTCTCATTCCGCTGGGGCTCGCATTCGGCCTACTCATCGCACAGACTGGCTTAAGTTGGTGGTGGGCACCCATCTTCTCCTTCGTGGTCTACGCGGGGTCGATGGAATTCCTCGCTGTCGGCCTGGTTATGGCCCATACGGGTCTGCTCGGCTGTGCCGTGACCTCGTTTATGGTCAACTTCCGCCACGTCTTCTACGGGCTGACGTTCCCCCGCGACCGGATACAGTCTCGTCTCGGCCGCGCATACTCCACATACGCGCTTACCGACGAGTCGTATGCCATCGTCTCTGCGGCAAATCCGGCTGAAAAGATGTCGGGCCGCCGCCTGCTGACGATTCAGATTCTCTGCCAGTTGCTGTGGGTGGGCTCCGGTATTGTCGGGGCGCTAACCGGTGCAGCATTGCCCGAAGGGATCCGCGGTGCCGAGTTCGCACTGGTGGCGCTCTTTACGGTGCTGGCCATGGACGCGTTTGAGACCTCCAAGGATTGGTCACTGCCCCTGGCCGCTATCGTCTGCACGTTGGTCGGGTGGCTGATTAACCCGAACCAGATGCTGGTCATCGGGTTGTTGATGTACTTCGGCATGCTGCTGTTGCGCGTGTGGTCACCACGAGTAGATCGGGTGATGCGCATGACGTCGTCAAGCAATCAGCGTGTAACGGAGGGAGAGCGAGCATGA
- a CDS encoding N-acetylmuramoyl-L-alanine amidase, which produces MPEFLKVGDRSPRVAEVRSTLARLGLLPNWEGSAAEENSPQWSGDDDLFDEDMRNALLAFQQSRGVYADGIIRDSTLRLLREASYTLGTRVLSYDPLSQMTGEDVGVLQATLQELGFHDARVDGHFGPKTDASVREYQLNYGLEPDGICGPVTLRALSYLGRRVTGGSVNAFHEKEILRTMGPKLSGKRIVIDPGLGAGEPGVVVDGPYGQISEEEILWDLASRIEGRLVAAGAETILSRPRTDNPSIEDRAEMANAFGADIFISLQADHYHNNRASGIATFYFGSMKGSNSILGEQLSGLIQREIVARTSLVDCRSHARTWDLLRLTRMPTVEVAVGYLTNEDDVAILSSPDQRDVIAESIVVAVKRLYLGDEEEQPMTGAYSFAQLIEEEKA; this is translated from the coding sequence GTGCCAGAGTTTCTGAAGGTGGGCGATAGGTCACCTCGTGTTGCCGAGGTACGTTCTACCCTGGCTCGTCTTGGGCTTCTGCCCAACTGGGAGGGCTCAGCTGCAGAGGAGAACTCGCCTCAGTGGTCTGGTGACGACGACCTGTTTGATGAGGATATGCGCAACGCTCTCCTGGCGTTCCAACAGTCCCGCGGTGTCTATGCCGACGGCATCATCCGCGACAGCACCCTGCGCCTACTGCGAGAAGCTTCGTACACTCTGGGCACCCGCGTACTGTCCTACGATCCACTGTCACAAATGACCGGTGAGGACGTGGGCGTCCTCCAAGCTACCTTGCAGGAGCTCGGTTTCCACGATGCCCGAGTAGACGGCCACTTCGGCCCGAAGACCGATGCATCTGTGCGTGAATACCAGCTCAATTACGGGTTGGAGCCCGACGGTATCTGTGGCCCCGTTACTCTCCGAGCGCTCAGCTACTTGGGTAGAAGGGTTACTGGTGGCTCGGTAAACGCTTTCCACGAGAAGGAAATCCTGCGCACGATGGGGCCTAAGCTCTCAGGCAAGCGCATTGTCATTGATCCAGGCCTTGGGGCAGGGGAGCCCGGCGTCGTGGTCGACGGCCCCTACGGTCAGATTTCTGAAGAGGAAATTCTTTGGGATTTGGCCTCTCGCATCGAAGGTCGTCTTGTCGCGGCGGGTGCAGAGACTATTCTGTCTCGTCCTCGTACCGACAACCCATCTATCGAAGATCGAGCTGAGATGGCCAACGCATTTGGCGCTGACATCTTCATCTCCCTGCAGGCTGATCACTATCACAACAACCGCGCCAGCGGTATTGCGACCTTTTACTTCGGCTCGATGAAGGGCTCCAACTCCATTCTGGGCGAACAGCTCTCTGGCCTTATTCAGCGGGAAATTGTTGCCCGTACGAGCCTGGTGGACTGCCGCTCGCACGCCCGTACTTGGGATCTCCTCCGTCTGACCAGGATGCCCACGGTGGAAGTCGCCGTTGGTTACCTGACCAATGAGGATGACGTGGCAATTCTTTCTTCCCCAGATCAGCGGGACGTAATTGCCGAATCTATCGTTGTCGCTGTAAAGCGTCTGTACCTGGGCGATGAAGAGGAGCAACCAATGACCGGCGCTTACAGCTTTGCTCAGCTGATTGAAGAGGAAAAAGCCTAA
- a CDS encoding sigma-70 family RNA polymerase sigma factor, giving the protein MRKHASADEVDRELLKAHLAGDRRAFAVLAQRYYPQLVAMARRYRRDDFDPLDGVQEGLARAIAGAASFRGRSTVATWLTCIVKNACIDHIRGRFGEISLCDKDEDFETLLSSQPIPCPDVPLRVTMVAALEQLPTDQWDALLYLDIFGYSLQETSRSIGQPSGTLKSRRARARRALRRQLEEVQVA; this is encoded by the coding sequence ATGCGAAAGCATGCATCTGCGGACGAGGTTGATCGTGAGTTATTAAAGGCGCACCTGGCGGGGGATCGTCGCGCGTTCGCGGTGTTGGCACAGCGTTATTACCCACAGTTGGTAGCTATGGCGCGGCGATATCGTCGGGATGATTTCGATCCCTTGGATGGGGTACAGGAGGGGTTGGCGCGGGCAATTGCGGGGGCGGCGAGTTTTCGCGGGCGTTCTACGGTGGCGACGTGGCTGACGTGCATCGTGAAGAATGCGTGTATTGACCACATCCGCGGTCGTTTCGGGGAGATTTCTCTGTGCGATAAGGACGAAGATTTTGAGACGCTTCTGAGTTCACAGCCGATTCCCTGCCCGGATGTTCCGCTACGAGTGACTATGGTCGCCGCATTGGAGCAGTTACCAACGGATCAGTGGGATGCCCTGTTGTACTTGGACATCTTTGGGTATTCGCTGCAAGAGACCTCTCGCAGTATTGGGCAACCGAGCGGAACGTTGAAGTCTCGACGAGCGCGGGCGCGTCGTGCGCTTCGGCGACAGTTGGAAGAAGTGCAGGTGGCCTAA
- the trxB gene encoding thioredoxin-disulfide reductase, translating to MSDIVHDLIIVGSGPAGYTAATYAARADLKPVVFEGIEFGGLLMTTTDVENYPGFSEGIMGPELMDQMRAQAERFGADLRMEIVDRMDLTGDIKSVWVGGEEHKAHAVILATGAAPRYVGAPGEQALLGHGVSACATCDGFFFRDHDIAVIGGGDSAMEEATFLTKFARSVTIVHRRDEFRASKIMVERAQNNDKIRFATNKVVSQVLGEDKGSVTGLELEDTVTGEKSVLDVTAMFVAIGHEPRSQMVRNQLDCDENGYIQVAAPSTQTSLKGVFAAGDVVDSHYQQAITAAGSGCKAALDAEHYLETVAR from the coding sequence ATGAGCGATATCGTTCACGACCTGATCATTGTCGGTTCCGGTCCCGCCGGCTACACGGCTGCCACCTACGCAGCCCGCGCCGACCTGAAGCCTGTGGTGTTCGAGGGCATCGAGTTTGGCGGTCTGCTTATGACGACTACCGACGTGGAGAACTACCCAGGTTTCTCCGAGGGCATCATGGGGCCAGAGCTAATGGATCAGATGCGCGCACAGGCTGAGCGCTTCGGCGCTGACCTGCGCATGGAGATTGTTGATCGCATGGATCTCACCGGCGACATCAAGTCTGTTTGGGTTGGCGGAGAAGAGCACAAGGCTCACGCTGTCATCTTGGCAACCGGTGCCGCTCCGCGTTATGTCGGTGCTCCGGGCGAGCAGGCACTGCTGGGCCACGGTGTCAGCGCCTGTGCCACCTGTGATGGTTTCTTCTTCCGTGACCACGATATCGCCGTCATCGGTGGCGGTGACTCCGCGATGGAAGAGGCAACCTTCCTTACCAAGTTCGCCCGCTCGGTGACGATTGTCCATCGCCGCGACGAGTTCCGCGCGTCAAAGATTATGGTTGAGCGCGCCCAGAACAATGACAAGATTCGCTTTGCGACGAACAAGGTTGTGTCCCAGGTTCTTGGTGAGGACAAGGGTTCAGTTACCGGTCTCGAGCTGGAAGACACCGTCACTGGCGAGAAATCCGTCCTCGATGTGACTGCCATGTTCGTAGCAATTGGCCACGAGCCACGTTCGCAGATGGTTCGCAATCAGCTGGACTGCGACGAGAATGGCTACATTCAGGTAGCCGCTCCGAGCACCCAGACCTCCCTCAAGGGTGTCTTTGCAGCGGGCGACGTTGTTGACTCGCATTACCAGCAGGCAATTACCGCCGCCGGCTCTGGCTGCAAGGCCGCGCTGGATGCTGAGCACTACTTGGAAACTGTTGCTCGGTAG
- a CDS encoding NUDIX hydrolase, whose amino-acid sequence MNNVVRNDNSAAKSRRRRRRPRRRGDASASTNTNSATTSGNSAKRSGSGANGPKSAKPNSGGAKKSSKSPKSARPSKQSNYRGGRKNGQDRNNRRRHAQTKRTNNRRAHSSRAQNAAPMQTSIETSAGGLVVSGLAEAVGDGGKVNLSRIYVALIGRHDRRGRLLWSMPKGHVEPGEAFDSTAEREVWEETGIRGEVIEELGVIDYWFVSDGTRIHKTVHHHLLRYVDGDLNDEDPEVTQVMWVPVDTLVERLAYADERKLARRAHNLLPDLARAEKRAGRQTPR is encoded by the coding sequence ATGAACAACGTGGTACGCAATGACAACTCGGCGGCGAAGAGCCGTCGACGTCGTCGGCGACCGCGCAGAAGGGGTGACGCTTCCGCGTCCACCAACACCAATAGCGCTACTACCAGCGGAAATTCCGCAAAACGTAGTGGCTCCGGTGCCAATGGCCCCAAATCGGCCAAGCCAAACTCCGGTGGCGCCAAGAAATCTTCCAAATCACCGAAGTCGGCACGACCCTCGAAGCAGTCGAACTACCGCGGTGGCCGTAAGAACGGTCAGGATAGGAACAATCGCCGTCGTCACGCACAGACGAAGCGCACGAACAATCGCCGTGCGCACTCGTCGCGCGCGCAAAATGCAGCGCCGATGCAGACCTCGATTGAGACTTCGGCGGGCGGACTGGTCGTCTCGGGGCTTGCTGAGGCGGTCGGCGATGGCGGCAAAGTCAACCTGTCACGGATTTATGTCGCGCTGATTGGTCGGCACGATCGTCGCGGGCGCCTGCTGTGGTCGATGCCCAAGGGCCATGTCGAGCCCGGCGAAGCTTTCGATTCCACCGCCGAACGTGAGGTGTGGGAAGAAACGGGCATTCGCGGCGAGGTCATCGAGGAGCTCGGTGTGATTGACTACTGGTTTGTCTCCGATGGCACGCGGATTCACAAGACCGTGCACCATCACCTTCTGCGCTATGTCGATGGCGATTTGAACGACGAAGACCCCGAGGTCACTCAGGTCATGTGGGTCCCGGTAGACACCCTGGTGGAGCGGTTGGCCTACGCTGACGAACGCAAACTGGCCCGGCGCGCGCACAATCTGCTGCCCGATCTCGCCCGCGCGGAAAAGCGAGCAGGCCGGCAGACGCCGAGGTGA
- a CDS encoding YqgE/AlgH family protein, which yields MASINPENLYGDRLFTSLERNDPAAGMLLLAAPGMLSPEFARSVIFLIEHDEHGTLGVDLTQRSQTPVHNVLEPWASLMTKPPVLYVGGPVNQTQPICIGVVRNGATLPEETDSITGAPLMERIAHRFALVNLGAEPEDVRDRIDGARIFAGYAGWDPGQLEEELDRGDWYVAPALPSDVLAPAAADIWGDCMRRQPWPLPLYGTYPVDVRDN from the coding sequence ATGGCATCGATTAATCCGGAAAATCTCTATGGCGACCGGCTTTTTACCAGCCTCGAGCGCAACGACCCGGCCGCCGGTATGCTGCTGCTCGCAGCACCCGGCATGCTCTCGCCGGAATTCGCTCGTTCGGTGATTTTCCTCATTGAACACGATGAGCACGGCACCCTTGGTGTCGATCTCACGCAGCGTTCGCAGACGCCTGTGCACAATGTGCTCGAGCCCTGGGCGTCACTGATGACTAAGCCGCCGGTGCTCTACGTCGGGGGTCCGGTCAACCAGACGCAGCCAATCTGCATTGGTGTGGTGCGAAATGGCGCTACCCTCCCAGAGGAGACCGACAGTATTACCGGTGCACCGCTGATGGAACGCATCGCCCATAGGTTTGCGCTGGTCAACCTCGGCGCGGAGCCGGAGGATGTACGCGACCGCATCGATGGCGCGCGTATCTTCGCCGGTTACGCGGGCTGGGATCCAGGGCAGCTGGAAGAAGAGCTCGATCGCGGTGATTGGTACGTCGCCCCTGCCCTGCCCTCTGATGTACTCGCGCCTGCTGCCGCTGACATCTGGGGTGATTGCATGCGCCGTCAGCCCTGGCCGCTGCCGCTGTATGGCACCTACCCCGTAGATGTACGTGACAACTAG
- a CDS encoding branched-chain amino acid transporter permease has protein sequence MTAMPDSGYVLAALFAMGAVTVALRALPFAFVRTLKGSPLFEFLGTTMPVGVMMALVVYTVFGRLGLSGEGGDPGAAWAVPVALVVTIFLHWWRRNTVISIFVGTALYMALVNLVA, from the coding sequence ATGACCGCGATGCCCGATTCCGGCTATGTGCTAGCCGCGCTCTTTGCGATGGGCGCAGTGACAGTTGCGTTGCGCGCACTGCCGTTTGCGTTCGTGCGGACCCTGAAGGGCTCTCCCCTGTTCGAATTCCTCGGCACGACCATGCCTGTTGGAGTCATGATGGCGCTGGTGGTTTACACCGTCTTTGGACGGTTGGGGCTCAGCGGTGAGGGTGGCGACCCCGGCGCTGCCTGGGCCGTGCCTGTGGCGCTGGTCGTCACCATCTTCCTGCACTGGTGGCGGCGCAACACCGTGATCTCGATATTCGTAGGCACGGCGCTGTATATGGCCCTCGTGAACCTTGTCGCGTGA
- a CDS encoding murein biosynthesis integral membrane protein MurJ, which yields MTDSDAHKSGLRGRIRRPAPPAPVPAARPTAESQPAEAAPDLTRVSGHKANADTAADAMTESASPSPAKAATATATASGDSSADSTTDANQEQSNSDIVASTGSMAIATLISRITGFLRNLLIGATLGPAVASAFNVANTLPNLITEIVLGAVLTSLVVPVLVRAEKEDPDHGAAFIRRLLTVSMTLLAVVTVLAVIGAPLLTRLSLNEAGKVNVPLATSFAFLLLPQIIFYGIFALLMAVLNTKGIFKPGAWAPVANNVVAIATLLLYLFLPGQLSPDSDGSLSDPHILLLGLGTTLGVVIQAAIMIPYLKRAGIDLRPLWGIDDRIKQFTGMGVAIITYVAISQAGYFITTNIASTASKAAPTIYQQAWLLLQVPYGIIGVTLLTAIMPRLSRNAADGNDGAVVRDLSIGTRLTMIALVPIVAFFTAFGRPIAVGLFAYLEFPRETAEILGWTLSFSAFSLIPYAIVLLHLRVFYAREEAWTPTFIILGITTVKVILSFFAPRLASDDETVVVLLGAANGFGFVAGAVIGFLLLRRTLGHLDSKATVHTVLWALGASLVGVAVAWGAFALTDLVLFDFFGSFGVLLQTIVTGVVFLIGTGLVLAQAPLEEVRVLGGFLGRIPGLRRFAPQPHAADNAVADREDMERERGFAADAFSIAPSNLIGEATGLANEGFTASPLLPPMPTQGSRPTRYVPGEMVSGGRFRLRSEVATYPGLRLWRAMDMGDPDNADVALVFVDTIALPYYDTSPSAAAQKIATTTNELRDLAGAGMSRIHSVAKTRTEVLIVADWTSSIGIERFDQAAHPDALALAVASLAETIADAHESGRCLGLTNKPGQLRISSDGHIYDAFPVVLPNSSQRSDYSALLSVIDELFYSVTNIPSDISAAIDRAKQTRPENFNGQESPARTLAEDLRAAALGPDSSEFLAIDPDTGARESVDAGGAAQSNAHHTKNRTRAFSTGAVVVGVVIVGALVAAGIFGLVNRSSDAPINSESVRRGPAPVTTLSLADASEWQADTDNPAAGPDNPDMAELTIDNDEESFWVTSTYLSQFGNRPEDFKPGVGIRVTLDEPATIRELKVSATPGAHIEVRGLRDADSTNLDDTTVLGSATATSGTTTIEIDSRDTEWKNLVVWISSLPTAAEAVADSNSDTDADTNADAESQNSDSDNPLVGDRNLAEQSPDSLLPVAIGDIQVRGTE from the coding sequence GTGACTGACTCAGACGCGCATAAATCTGGACTTCGAGGCCGCATTCGTCGCCCCGCGCCACCGGCTCCGGTTCCGGCGGCGCGGCCAACGGCTGAATCTCAGCCGGCCGAAGCGGCCCCGGACCTAACTCGCGTATCCGGCCATAAGGCAAATGCCGATACCGCCGCTGACGCGATGACGGAATCGGCATCACCATCGCCGGCAAAGGCGGCAACTGCGACAGCAACCGCTTCCGGCGATTCCTCCGCGGACTCGACGACGGACGCAAATCAGGAACAGTCGAACTCGGACATCGTCGCCTCCACGGGCTCGATGGCAATCGCTACCCTGATTTCACGCATTACGGGTTTTTTGCGAAACCTGCTTATCGGCGCGACGCTGGGTCCGGCTGTGGCTTCAGCCTTCAACGTCGCCAACACACTGCCGAACCTGATTACGGAAATCGTCCTCGGCGCGGTGCTGACTTCTCTGGTGGTGCCGGTGTTGGTGCGCGCGGAGAAGGAGGATCCAGATCACGGTGCCGCCTTCATTAGACGTCTCTTGACTGTCTCTATGACGCTGTTGGCAGTGGTGACGGTGCTAGCAGTGATAGGTGCGCCACTATTGACCAGATTGAGCCTTAACGAGGCCGGTAAGGTCAACGTTCCGCTGGCGACGTCATTTGCGTTCTTATTATTGCCGCAAATCATCTTCTACGGCATATTTGCGCTGCTCATGGCGGTGCTAAACACCAAGGGAATCTTTAAACCCGGTGCGTGGGCACCTGTCGCCAACAACGTCGTGGCCATTGCCACGCTCTTGCTATATCTGTTCCTGCCCGGCCAATTGAGTCCGGATTCGGACGGTTCACTCTCCGATCCGCACATCCTGCTTTTGGGTCTTGGTACCACTCTGGGTGTCGTCATTCAGGCAGCCATCATGATTCCCTACCTCAAGCGCGCGGGCATTGACTTGCGTCCGCTGTGGGGTATCGACGACCGCATCAAACAGTTCACCGGCATGGGTGTTGCGATTATCACCTACGTGGCAATTTCCCAGGCTGGTTACTTCATCACCACCAATATTGCCTCGACTGCCTCCAAGGCAGCGCCGACGATTTACCAGCAGGCTTGGCTGCTGTTGCAGGTGCCCTACGGCATCATCGGCGTTACCTTGCTGACCGCCATCATGCCGCGACTGTCCCGCAATGCAGCCGACGGTAATGATGGGGCAGTGGTCCGCGATCTATCCATCGGTACGCGTCTGACCATGATTGCGCTGGTGCCGATCGTCGCCTTCTTCACCGCATTCGGCCGCCCCATCGCCGTCGGTCTTTTCGCGTATCTGGAGTTCCCCCGCGAAACCGCGGAGATTCTTGGCTGGACGCTGTCCTTCTCGGCGTTCTCGCTTATTCCATATGCCATCGTGCTTTTGCACTTGCGTGTTTTCTACGCCCGTGAAGAGGCCTGGACCCCGACTTTCATCATCCTCGGCATTACCACCGTCAAGGTGATTCTGTCGTTCTTCGCTCCTCGTCTGGCTTCTGACGATGAGACCGTCGTCGTGTTGCTCGGTGCTGCCAACGGTTTCGGTTTCGTCGCCGGCGCAGTAATTGGCTTCTTGCTCTTGCGCCGCACTCTCGGACACTTGGACAGTAAGGCGACCGTCCACACCGTGCTGTGGGCACTGGGGGCGTCGCTTGTCGGTGTCGCCGTTGCTTGGGGCGCATTCGCATTGACCGACCTTGTGCTGTTCGATTTCTTCGGTTCCTTCGGCGTGCTGCTGCAGACCATCGTCACCGGCGTGGTCTTCCTCATCGGTACCGGCCTGGTCCTCGCTCAGGCTCCATTGGAAGAGGTCCGCGTTCTGGGCGGCTTCCTCGGCCGCATCCCGGGTCTACGCCGCTTTGCTCCGCAGCCTCATGCAGCCGACAATGCCGTCGCCGACCGTGAGGATATGGAGCGCGAACGTGGCTTCGCCGCTGATGCTTTCTCGATTGCCCCGTCGAACCTGATCGGCGAGGCCACGGGTCTGGCAAACGAGGGCTTCACCGCTTCGCCGCTGCTGCCGCCGATGCCGACGCAGGGTTCTCGCCCAACCCGCTATGTACCCGGCGAGATGGTCTCAGGTGGTCGTTTCCGTCTGCGTTCTGAAGTCGCGACCTACCCAGGTCTGCGCCTGTGGCGCGCCATGGATATGGGAGATCCCGATAACGCAGATGTCGCACTTGTCTTCGTCGACACGATTGCACTGCCGTACTACGACACTTCGCCATCGGCTGCCGCCCAGAAGATTGCCACGACGACCAATGAGCTGCGTGACTTGGCTGGCGCCGGAATGTCGCGGATTCATAGCGTGGCGAAGACACGCACCGAGGTGCTCATCGTCGCCGACTGGACCAGCAGTATCGGTATTGAGCGGTTCGATCAGGCCGCCCATCCGGATGCCCTGGCACTCGCAGTTGCATCACTTGCCGAGACGATCGCCGACGCCCACGAATCTGGGCGCTGCCTTGGCCTGACAAACAAGCCTGGACAATTGCGAATCAGCAGCGACGGCCACATCTACGACGCTTTCCCCGTCGTTTTGCCCAATAGCTCGCAACGTTCGGACTACAGCGCGTTGCTTTCAGTCATCGACGAGCTGTTCTACAGCGTGACGAACATCCCCTCTGATATTTCTGCTGCCATCGACCGCGCGAAGCAAACACGCCCGGAGAACTTCAATGGGCAGGAGTCGCCAGCTCGCACGCTCGCCGAGGATTTGCGCGCCGCAGCGCTGGGCCCCGATTCTTCGGAGTTTCTCGCAATCGACCCCGACACCGGTGCGCGCGAATCCGTCGATGCCGGCGGTGCAGCCCAATCAAACGCTCATCACACCAAGAATCGCACCCGCGCATTCAGCACCGGCGCAGTCGTTGTCGGCGTAGTCATTGTCGGTGCACTTGTCGCCGCGGGCATCTTTGGTCTGGTTAACCGTTCCTCGGACGCACCGATTAACTCCGAGTCCGTACGACGCGGCCCGGCTCCGGTCACGACGCTCTCGCTTGCCGACGCTAGCGAGTGGCAGGCCGACACCGACAACCCGGCAGCAGGTCCAGACAATCCGGACATGGCTGAGCTGACCATCGATAATGACGAGGAAAGCTTCTGGGTAACTTCTACTTACCTCAGCCAGTTCGGCAATCGTCCAGAGGACTTTAAACCTGGTGTTGGTATTCGGGTCACTCTGGATGAACCGGCAACCATTCGAGAGCTTAAGGTCTCTGCGACCCCGGGCGCACACATTGAAGTTCGCGGCCTACGCGATGCTGACTCGACGAACTTGGATGACACAACGGTTCTCGGTAGCGCAACCGCCACCTCAGGTACGACAACTATCGAAATTGATAGCCGCGACACCGAGTGGAAGAACCTTGTTGTCTGGATCTCCAGCTTGCCGACGGCTGCGGAAGCGGTAGCCGACAGCAACTCAGACACCGATGCTGATACGAATGCTGATGCTGAGTCGCAGAATTCCGATTCGGACAACCCACTTGTCGGCGACCGCAATCTGGCTGAGCAATCCCCGGATTCGTTGCTGCCAGTTGCAATTGGCGATATCCAGGTGCGTGGTACGGAATAA